In one Pseudomonas sp. SG20056 genomic region, the following are encoded:
- a CDS encoding 5-(carboxyamino)imidazole ribonucleotide synthase → MKIGVIGGGQLGRMLALAGTPLGMNFAFLDPAPDACAQALGEHIRADYGDQDHLRQLADEVDLVTFEFESVPAETVAFLSQFVPVYPSADALRIARDRWFEKSMFKDLGIPTPDFADIQSQADLDAAVASIGLPAVMKTRTLGYDGKGQKVLRKAEDVVGAFAELGSVPCILEGFVPFTGEVSLVAVRARDGETRFYPLVHNRHDSGVLALSIASTDHPLQVLAEDYVSRVLTKLDYVGVLAFEFFEVDGGLKANEIAPRVHNSGHWTIEGAECSQFENHLRAVAGLPLGSTAKVGESAMLNFIGVVPPVEQVIAIADCRLHHYGKAFKAGRKVGHATLRCADRATLDKQIAAVEALIAKA, encoded by the coding sequence ATGAAAATCGGCGTAATCGGTGGCGGCCAGCTGGGCCGCATGTTGGCCCTGGCAGGCACGCCGCTGGGGATGAACTTCGCTTTCCTCGACCCCGCGCCGGATGCCTGCGCGCAAGCGCTGGGCGAACATATCCGCGCCGATTACGGCGATCAGGATCACCTGCGTCAGCTGGCGGATGAAGTCGATCTGGTGACCTTCGAGTTTGAAAGCGTGCCGGCCGAGACAGTGGCCTTCCTCTCGCAGTTCGTCCCGGTTTACCCGAGCGCGGACGCGCTGCGTATCGCCCGTGATCGCTGGTTTGAAAAATCCATGTTCAAGGACCTCGGCATTCCGACCCCGGATTTCGCCGATATCCAATCGCAAGCCGACCTCGACGCCGCCGTGGCGAGCATTGGCCTGCCGGCGGTGATGAAGACCCGCACCCTGGGTTACGACGGCAAGGGCCAGAAGGTCCTGCGCAAAGCAGAAGATGTAGTCGGCGCCTTTGCCGAACTGGGCAGTGTGCCGTGCATCCTCGAAGGCTTCGTGCCGTTTACCGGCGAAGTGTCGCTGGTGGCGGTGCGTGCCCGTGATGGCGAAACGCGCTTCTACCCGCTGGTGCACAACCGTCACGACAGCGGCGTGCTGGCGTTGTCCATCGCCAGCACCGATCACCCGCTGCAGGTGCTGGCCGAAGATTACGTCAGCCGTGTGCTGACCAAGCTCGACTATGTCGGCGTGCTGGCCTTCGAGTTCTTCGAAGTTGATGGCGGCCTGAAAGCCAACGAAATCGCCCCGCGCGTGCACAACTCCGGGCATTGGACCATCGAAGGCGCCGAGTGCAGCCAGTTCGAAAACCATCTGCGCGCCGTCGCCGGCCTGCCGTTGGGTTCGACTGCCAAGGTCGGTGAGAGCGCCATGCTTAACTTTATCGGCGTGGTTCCGCCGGTGGAGCAGGTTATCGCCATCGCCGACTGCCGCCTGCACCACTATGGCAAGGCCTTCAAGGCTGGGCGCAAGGTCGGTCACGCCACCCTGCGCTGTGCGGATCGCGCCACTCTGGATAAGCAGATCGCGGCTGTCGAAGCGCTGATCGCTAAGGCCTGA
- a CDS encoding histone deacetylase family protein: MLTFYSDDHHLHHGSCELIDGQLMPCFEKPQRADHILQRVKDRQLGEVRPPQDFGLAPIERIHSAAYLNFFKGAWARWQAQNGSGDLLPFTWPARTLRQVIPRDLHGQLGYYSFDGGAPITAGTWQAAYSAAQVALSGQQAIANGAHSAFALCRPPGHHAAGELMGGYCYLNNAAIAAQAFLDQGHKKVAILDVDYHHGNGTQDIFYSRNDVLFASIHGDPADEFPFFLGYADERGEGAGEGCNFNYPLAMGSPWAVWSAALDEACQRIAEYGAEVIVVSLGVDTFKDDPISQFKLDSPDYLAMGKRIAALGKPTLFVMEGGYAVEAIGVNAVNVLEGFEAAHA, from the coding sequence ATGCTGACCTTTTACAGCGACGACCATCACCTGCACCACGGCAGCTGCGAGCTGATCGACGGCCAGTTGATGCCCTGCTTCGAGAAACCACAACGCGCCGACCATATCCTCCAGCGCGTCAAAGATCGCCAGCTCGGCGAAGTCCGCCCGCCACAGGATTTCGGCCTGGCGCCGATTGAGCGCATCCACAGCGCGGCCTATCTGAACTTCTTCAAGGGTGCCTGGGCGCGCTGGCAGGCGCAGAACGGCAGCGGCGATCTGCTGCCCTTTACTTGGCCGGCGCGCACCCTGCGCCAGGTAATCCCCAGGGATTTACACGGCCAGCTCGGTTATTACAGCTTCGACGGCGGTGCGCCGATCACCGCCGGTACCTGGCAGGCGGCATACAGCGCTGCACAAGTGGCGCTTAGCGGCCAGCAGGCAATTGCCAACGGCGCCCATAGCGCCTTTGCCCTGTGCCGCCCGCCAGGCCATCACGCCGCCGGCGAGTTGATGGGCGGCTACTGCTACCTGAACAACGCCGCCATCGCCGCCCAGGCGTTCCTCGATCAGGGCCACAAGAAGGTGGCGATCCTCGACGTCGACTACCACCACGGCAACGGCACTCAGGACATCTTCTACAGCCGCAATGATGTGCTGTTCGCCTCGATCCACGGCGATCCGGCCGACGAGTTCCCGTTCTTCCTCGGCTACGCCGATGAACGCGGCGAAGGCGCCGGTGAAGGCTGCAACTTCAACTACCCGCTGGCCATGGGCAGCCCATGGGCGGTGTGGAGCGCCGCGCTGGATGAAGCCTGCCAGCGGATTGCCGAATACGGTGCTGAAGTGATCGTAGTGTCACTGGGCGTGGACACCTTCAAGGATGACCCGATTTCCCAGTTCAAGCTCGACAGCCCGGATTACCTGGCCATGGGCAAGCGCATCGCCGCCCTCGGCAAGCCGACCCTGTTCGTTATGGAAGGCGGTTATGCGGTGGAAGCCATCGGCGTCAACGCAGTCAACGTACTCGAAGGGTTCGAAGCCGCACACGCATAA
- a CDS encoding FMN-binding negative transcriptional regulator, whose translation MYTPAAFRQDDLATLHQQIRATRLPTLVSHGTQGLLASHLPLLLEPGESQYGTLYGHFAKANPQWRDLAEGSPALVIFQGAEAYISPSWYAAKAEHGKVVPTWNYISVQAHGHAEVFDDAERLLQLVSRLSDQHEAKRPQPWAVSDAPREYIDSMLRAIVGFALPIERLEGKWKLGQNRSQADQTGVRDGLHASHDPRDRELAAQINSQHLAKEAP comes from the coding sequence ATGTATACGCCCGCCGCCTTTCGCCAGGACGACCTCGCCACGCTGCACCAGCAGATACGCGCCACGCGCCTGCCTACGCTGGTCAGCCATGGAACTCAGGGCCTGCTCGCCAGCCATCTGCCGTTGCTGCTGGAACCTGGCGAGAGCCAATACGGCACGCTGTACGGCCATTTCGCCAAGGCCAACCCGCAGTGGCGCGATTTGGCTGAGGGCAGCCCGGCGCTGGTGATCTTCCAGGGCGCAGAGGCCTATATCAGCCCGTCCTGGTACGCGGCCAAGGCCGAGCACGGCAAGGTGGTGCCGACCTGGAACTACATCAGCGTGCAGGCCCATGGCCACGCGGAAGTGTTCGATGACGCCGAGCGTCTGCTGCAGCTGGTCAGCCGCCTCAGCGATCAGCATGAAGCCAAGCGCCCGCAGCCCTGGGCCGTCAGCGATGCACCGCGCGAGTACATCGACAGCATGTTGCGCGCCATCGTCGGCTTCGCCCTGCCCATTGAGCGCCTTGAAGGCAAATGGAAGCTCGGGCAGAACCGCAGCCAGGCCGACCAAACCGGCGTACGCGACGGCCTGCACGCCAGCCATGACCCACGCGACCGCGAACTGGCCGCACAGATCAATAGCCAACACTTAGCCAAGGAAGCGCCATGA
- a CDS encoding polyamine ABC transporter substrate-binding protein, whose product MNTIKHLLAVAICGATLLATAAQAQTAEKPRELRVYNWADYMLPAVPKEFQEKSGIKLTWDVFDTNEALEAKLLTGNSGYDLVVPTNTFLDTQIKAGVFQKLDKSKLPNWQHLDPGLLQLMTANDPGNQYAVPYMYGTVLIGFNPDKVKAVLGTDAPVDSWDLIFKEENISKLKQCGVAMLDSPGDILPIALHYLGLDPNSSKPEDYEKASALMLKIRPHVAYFHSAKYMTDIANGDICVAIGYSGSFYQFANRAKEAGNGVVVDWRLPKEGAPLWYDSFAIPKSALNVAEAHEFLNNLLDPKVVAPISDFLGYPNPNKDGMPLVGAEIRDNPGLTPTAEAQKTLYVLQPLPQKIERVRTRVWNTIKSGT is encoded by the coding sequence ATGAACACGATCAAACACCTGCTCGCCGTCGCCATCTGCGGCGCAACCCTGCTGGCCACGGCGGCCCAGGCGCAAACAGCGGAGAAACCGCGCGAGCTGCGCGTGTACAACTGGGCCGACTATATGCTGCCGGCGGTGCCCAAAGAGTTTCAGGAAAAAAGCGGCATCAAGCTGACCTGGGACGTGTTCGACACCAACGAAGCGCTGGAAGCCAAGCTGCTGACCGGCAACTCCGGCTACGACCTGGTCGTGCCGACCAACACCTTCCTCGACACCCAGATCAAGGCCGGGGTATTCCAGAAGCTGGACAAGAGCAAGCTGCCCAACTGGCAGCACCTCGACCCCGGCCTGCTGCAGCTGATGACCGCCAACGACCCCGGCAACCAGTACGCCGTGCCCTACATGTACGGCACCGTGCTGATCGGCTTCAATCCGGACAAGGTCAAGGCCGTGCTCGGCACCGATGCACCGGTGGACAGCTGGGACCTGATCTTCAAGGAGGAGAACATCAGCAAGCTCAAGCAGTGCGGCGTGGCCATGCTCGATTCGCCCGGCGATATCCTGCCAATCGCCCTGCATTACCTGGGTCTGGACCCCAACAGCAGCAAGCCTGAGGACTACGAGAAAGCCAGCGCGCTGATGCTGAAGATTCGCCCCCACGTGGCCTACTTCCACTCGGCCAAGTACATGACCGATATCGCCAACGGCGACATCTGCGTGGCCATCGGCTATTCCGGCAGCTTCTACCAGTTCGCCAACCGCGCCAAGGAAGCCGGCAACGGCGTGGTGGTCGACTGGCGTCTGCCGAAGGAAGGTGCGCCGCTGTGGTACGACTCCTTCGCCATCCCGAAAAGCGCCCTGAACGTTGCCGAGGCCCATGAGTTCCTCAACAACCTGCTCGACCCGAAAGTGGTGGCACCGATCAGCGACTTCCTCGGCTACCCCAACCCGAACAAAGACGGCATGCCGCTGGTGGGAGCGGAGATCCGCGACAATCCCGGCCTGACCCCAACCGCCGAAGCACAGAAGACCCTCTACGTGCTGCAGCCGCTGCCGCAGAAGATCGAACGCGTGCGTACGCGAGTGTGGAACACCATCAAGTCGGGTACCTGA
- a CDS encoding AraC family transcriptional regulator has translation MLHAHLTTLHVVSQILEIFATQPELTEQLLASSGIATTDLACADTRITRTQELQVCANALLLRSDLGLELGRRMHVSAYGMVGYAALSSATFGDAWRLMLQYPALLGTYFKLDMHLEGELAWVSASDYQHAPALEVFNLEMCLASLKLISDDLLGQPLPLSAAQFRYSEPDYSARYPHSFACPLQFDAARNAFAFPASWLQHPLPLADTVTHREMLERCRKQNSEFNTRQAWLTRIRQLLAEQLTAPPGLEQLAQQMHCSPRTLRRHLQELGTHYQELLDELRFERAKTLLGQEDWPICRIAEYLGFSETASFRHAFQRWSGVPPSRFRA, from the coding sequence ATGTTGCACGCCCACCTGACCACCCTGCATGTGGTTTCGCAGATCCTCGAAATATTTGCCACTCAACCCGAACTGACCGAGCAGCTATTGGCCAGCAGCGGTATTGCTACGACTGATCTGGCCTGCGCCGACACGCGCATCACCCGCACCCAGGAGTTGCAGGTCTGCGCCAATGCCCTGCTGCTGCGCAGTGATCTGGGTCTGGAACTGGGCCGGCGCATGCATGTATCGGCCTATGGCATGGTCGGTTACGCCGCGCTCTCCAGTGCCACCTTTGGTGACGCCTGGCGGCTGATGCTGCAGTACCCGGCACTGCTCGGCACCTACTTCAAGCTGGATATGCACCTCGAAGGCGAGCTGGCCTGGGTCAGCGCCAGCGACTATCAGCACGCACCCGCGCTGGAAGTGTTCAACCTGGAAATGTGCCTGGCCTCGCTCAAATTGATCAGCGACGACCTGCTAGGGCAACCTCTGCCGCTCAGCGCCGCGCAGTTTCGCTACAGCGAGCCGGACTACAGTGCGCGCTACCCGCACAGCTTCGCCTGCCCGCTGCAGTTCGATGCCGCGCGCAATGCTTTTGCCTTCCCCGCCAGCTGGTTACAGCACCCTCTACCGCTGGCCGATACGGTGACCCACCGGGAAATGCTCGAACGCTGCCGCAAGCAGAATAGCGAGTTCAATACCCGCCAGGCCTGGCTCACGCGCATCCGCCAACTCCTGGCCGAACAGCTGACCGCACCTCCTGGTCTGGAGCAATTAGCGCAGCAGATGCACTGCTCGCCGCGCACTCTGCGCCGGCACCTGCAGGAACTCGGCACGCACTATCAGGAACTGCTCGATGAGCTGCGTTTCGAGCGGGCAAAAACCCTGCTTGGCCAAGAGGATTGGCCGATCTGCCGCATCGCCGAATACCTCGGCTTTAGCGAAACAGCCAGTTTCCGCCACGCCTTCCAGCGCTGGAGTGGCGTGCCGCCGAGCCGCTTTCGCGCCTGA
- a CDS encoding GlsB/YeaQ/YmgE family stress response membrane protein has translation MSIIGIIFIGLIVGLIARFIKPGNDSMGWIMTILLGVGGSIAATYGGQALGIYKVGESAGFIGAVIGAVVLLVIYGAVKKG, from the coding sequence ATGAGCATTATTGGCATCATTTTTATCGGTTTGATCGTCGGTCTTATCGCGCGCTTTATCAAGCCGGGTAACGACAGCATGGGCTGGATCATGACCATCCTGCTGGGCGTCGGCGGCTCGATTGCTGCGACCTATGGCGGCCAGGCGCTGGGCATCTACAAGGTGGGCGAGTCTGCTGGTTTTATCGGTGCAGTGATCGGCGCGGTGGTGCTGCTGGTAATCTACGGCGCTGTTAAAAAGGGCTAA
- a CDS encoding PLP-dependent aminotransferase family protein, which yields MAIPSAAPLPVDLSGIHLDPQRGLARQLYQALRERILDGRLQSRTRLPASRDLANLLGISRNTVTRAFDQLYAEGYIEGRIGAGTYVAELSAVKRPAPAQPLVSTQSPALELLQKHHLYPPLSGAPRAFRVGVPAFDLFPFETWARLSARFWRKPSPARLGYGDPAGDWQLRELIAAYLRNSRGLHCDPAQIVVTNGAQQAISLCAQLLVTPGARVAVENPGYRAAGHALAIAGAQLCGVAVDGEGLDVPALAQLEDCRLVYVTPSHQYPTGVTLSLARRLQLLEWAEHHNGLIIEDDYDGEYRYSGTPLAPLAALDRQGRVLYVGTFCKIAFPALRLGYLVLPPALAEAFAQRRALDMRHSEIGTQAVMAEFIAAGHFQRHIRRMRTAARSRRDALLAGWPESVPGCAPLPVVEAGLHLCVRVDSLARERELISAAERVGVEISALSSYWLPGSATPEDQRAGLVLGFAAVPEAQINEALAALRQAWNAP from the coding sequence ATGGCCATTCCGTCCGCTGCGCCGCTGCCGGTCGATCTGTCCGGCATTCACCTCGACCCACAGCGCGGCCTGGCGCGTCAGCTGTATCAGGCGCTGCGCGAGCGCATCCTCGATGGTCGTCTGCAAAGCCGCACACGCCTGCCGGCCAGCCGTGATCTGGCGAACCTGCTGGGTATCTCGCGCAATACCGTGACGCGCGCCTTCGATCAGCTGTACGCCGAGGGCTATATCGAGGGGCGTATCGGTGCCGGCACTTACGTAGCTGAGCTGAGTGCGGTGAAGCGGCCGGCGCCCGCGCAGCCACTCGTCAGCACGCAGAGCCCGGCGCTGGAGCTGTTGCAGAAGCATCATCTGTACCCGCCATTGAGCGGCGCGCCACGGGCTTTTCGCGTCGGTGTGCCGGCCTTTGATCTGTTTCCCTTCGAGACCTGGGCACGTTTGTCCGCGCGCTTCTGGCGCAAGCCATCGCCGGCGCGCCTGGGCTACGGCGACCCGGCTGGCGACTGGCAGCTGCGCGAGCTGATTGCCGCCTATCTACGCAACAGTCGCGGACTGCACTGCGACCCGGCGCAGATCGTCGTCACCAATGGCGCGCAGCAGGCCATCAGCCTATGCGCGCAGTTGCTGGTCACGCCGGGTGCACGGGTGGCCGTGGAAAACCCCGGCTACCGTGCCGCCGGCCATGCTCTGGCGATAGCCGGGGCGCAGCTGTGCGGCGTGGCGGTGGATGGCGAAGGTCTAGATGTTCCGGCGTTGGCGCAGCTTGAGGACTGCCGGTTGGTCTATGTCACGCCCTCGCACCAGTACCCGACCGGCGTCACCCTGTCGCTGGCGCGGCGCCTGCAGTTACTGGAGTGGGCCGAGCACCATAACGGCCTGATCATCGAGGACGACTATGACGGTGAGTACCGCTACAGCGGCACGCCGCTGGCCCCGCTGGCGGCGCTCGACCGCCAGGGCCGCGTGCTGTATGTCGGCACCTTCTGCAAGATTGCCTTTCCAGCGTTGCGTCTGGGTTATCTGGTATTGCCACCCGCGCTGGCCGAAGCCTTTGCCCAGCGTCGCGCCCTGGATATGCGCCATTCGGAAATCGGCACCCAAGCGGTGATGGCCGAATTTATCGCCGCCGGGCATTTTCAGCGGCATATCCGCCGTATGCGCACGGCCGCCCGCAGCCGGCGCGATGCGCTGCTAGCCGGCTGGCCTGAGTCGGTGCCGGGCTGCGCGCCGTTGCCGGTGGTGGAAGCCGGGTTGCATCTGTGTGTGCGGGTCGACAGCCTGGCCCGCGAGCGTGAGTTGATCAGCGCCGCCGAAAGGGTTGGCGTGGAGATCAGCGCGCTCAGCAGTTACTGGCTGCCAGGTAGCGCCACGCCAGAAGATCAGCGCGCCGGGCTGGTGCTGGGCTTTGCCGCAGTGCCCGAGGCGCAGATTAATGAGGCGTTGGCAGCCTTGCGCCAGGCCTGGAATGCGCCTTAG
- a CDS encoding LysR substrate-binding domain-containing protein has protein sequence MNLESKWLEDFVTLAATRSFSQAAQKRFVTQPAFSRRIRSLESMLGLTLVNRACTPIELTESGQLFLVTARSMVEQLGEVVRHLHNLEGQQGEVMQIAAAHSLTLGFFPEWIARLRREGLPLTTRLVATNVGEAVHALREGACDLILAYYDPDAALQMDPEIFPSLHLGRTEMLPVCAVGENGAPLFDLNNGQSVPLLAYSAGAFLGRSVNLLLRQRALRSTTVYETAMADSLKSMALQGMGVAWVPRLSVTAELARGELVVCGDEQWQAPLEIRLYRCALVRKASVRLLWRKLESGEVGR, from the coding sequence ATGAACCTCGAAAGCAAATGGCTGGAAGACTTTGTCACCCTGGCCGCTACCCGTAGTTTTTCTCAGGCAGCGCAGAAGCGCTTTGTCACTCAGCCGGCGTTTAGTCGGCGGATTCGCAGCCTGGAGAGCATGCTCGGCCTGACCCTGGTCAACCGTGCCTGCACGCCCATCGAGCTGACCGAATCCGGCCAGCTGTTTCTGGTCACGGCCCGCAGCATGGTTGAGCAGCTCGGCGAGGTGGTGCGCCATCTGCATAACCTCGAAGGCCAGCAGGGTGAAGTGATGCAGATTGCCGCCGCGCATTCGCTGACCCTGGGGTTCTTCCCCGAATGGATCGCCCGCCTGCGCCGTGAAGGGCTGCCGTTGACCACCCGCTTGGTGGCAACCAACGTTGGCGAGGCGGTGCATGCGCTGCGTGAAGGCGCATGCGACCTGATCCTTGCCTACTACGACCCGGACGCTGCATTGCAGATGGATCCGGAGATATTTCCCTCACTGCATCTGGGGCGCACGGAAATGCTCCCTGTGTGCGCGGTGGGCGAAAACGGTGCGCCGTTGTTCGACCTCAACAACGGCCAGAGTGTGCCGCTGCTGGCCTACAGCGCCGGGGCGTTTCTCGGTCGCTCGGTCAACCTGCTGCTTCGCCAGCGCGCGCTGCGCTCGACCACGGTATACGAAACGGCGATGGCCGATAGCCTGAAGAGCATGGCCTTGCAGGGCATGGGCGTGGCCTGGGTGCCGAGGTTGAGTGTGACGGCCGAACTGGCTCGGGGTGAGTTGGTGGTGTGCGGCGACGAACAGTGGCAGGCGCCGCTGGAGATTCGTCTGTACCGCTGCGCGCTGGTACGCAAGGCGTCGGTACGTTTGCTCTGGCGCAAGCTGGAAAGCGGCGAAGTGGGCCGCTAA
- a CDS encoding ABC transporter substrate-binding protein has product MKCLLLLSLFFLPLCHAEQVLRADYRERPPEMQAIDALPVGPLIEVLDTAAQRVGARIEWRYAPFVRSLEDLKSGRIDLAPRVLFTTERKDYVHFLPSIGTQRKSIRFIIKAGQQASLRSYADLQGKVIGVKRGTAYFDQFDGDSALTKSLATDDYLLAGMFRAGRLDVMVVLDAEAIEAQFHKIGFSDYSYADYQYEQSVGNYYGASKRHYQGDKKTLYEQLGQTLRGMRESGEIARIYHRYGVAPPETEE; this is encoded by the coding sequence ATGAAGTGTCTACTGCTGTTGTCTCTCTTCTTCCTGCCGTTGTGCCATGCCGAACAGGTGTTGCGCGCCGATTACCGCGAGCGCCCGCCAGAGATGCAGGCCATCGACGCGCTGCCCGTTGGCCCGTTGATTGAGGTCTTGGATACGGCTGCGCAACGCGTCGGTGCGCGAATCGAATGGCGTTACGCGCCCTTCGTGCGCAGCCTGGAAGACCTCAAATCCGGGCGGATTGATCTAGCCCCCCGTGTTTTGTTCACCACTGAGCGCAAGGACTACGTGCATTTTCTGCCGTCCATCGGCACCCAGCGCAAAAGCATCCGCTTTATCATCAAGGCCGGGCAACAGGCCAGCCTGCGCAGCTATGCCGATCTGCAGGGCAAGGTGATCGGGGTCAAACGCGGTACCGCTTATTTCGATCAGTTCGACGGCGACAGTGCCCTGACAAAAAGCCTGGCGACGGACGACTACCTGCTGGCCGGGATGTTTCGTGCCGGGCGCCTGGATGTGATGGTGGTGCTGGATGCCGAAGCCATTGAGGCGCAGTTCCACAAGATTGGCTTCAGCGACTACAGCTATGCCGACTACCAGTACGAGCAATCCGTTGGTAACTATTACGGTGCCTCGAAGCGCCACTATCAGGGTGACAAAAAGACCCTCTACGAGCAGTTGGGACAGACGCTGCGCGGCATGCGCGAGAGTGGCGAAATTGCCCGCATCTACCACCGCTACGGCGTCGCACCGCCAGAAACCGAAGAGTAG
- a CDS encoding aspartate ammonia-lyase: MSPAASTRLEKDLLGTLDVPADAYYGIQTLRAVQNFRLSGVTLSHYPKLVIALAMVKQAAADANRELGHLSAAKHTAISTACARIIQGEFHDQFVVDMIQGGAGTSTNMNANEVIANIALEAMGFEKGDYKQLHPNNDVNMAQSTNDAYPTAIRLGLLLGHDSLLTALDKLIQSLSKKHLEFSHVLKMGRTQLQDAVPMTLGQEFRAFATTLGEDLQHLKLLAPTLLTEVNLGGTAIGTGINADPQYQLMAVKRLAIISGQPLTPAADLIEATSDMGAFVLFSGMLKRTAVKLSKICNDLRLLSSGPRTGINEINLPPRQPGSSIMPGKVNPVIPEAVNQVAFEVIGNDLALTMAAEGGQLQLNVMEPLIAYKIFDSIRLLTRAMDMLRELCIDGITANEARCRELMENSIGLITALNPYIGYENATRIAKVALESGRGVLELVREEKLLGDAELADILRPENMIAPRLVPLSQ; the protein is encoded by the coding sequence ATGTCCCCTGCTGCATCTACTCGCCTTGAAAAAGACCTGCTCGGCACCCTCGACGTTCCCGCTGACGCCTATTATGGCATCCAGACCCTGCGCGCCGTGCAGAACTTCCGCCTGTCCGGCGTGACGCTGTCGCACTACCCGAAACTGGTGATTGCCCTGGCCATGGTCAAGCAGGCCGCTGCCGACGCCAACCGCGAGCTGGGCCACCTGTCTGCCGCCAAGCACACAGCGATCAGCACCGCCTGCGCACGCATCATTCAGGGCGAGTTTCACGACCAGTTCGTGGTCGACATGATCCAAGGCGGCGCGGGCACCTCGACCAATATGAATGCCAACGAGGTGATTGCGAATATTGCCTTGGAGGCCATGGGCTTCGAGAAAGGTGACTACAAGCAGCTGCACCCGAACAACGACGTGAACATGGCACAGTCGACCAACGACGCCTACCCGACCGCCATCCGCCTCGGCCTGCTGCTCGGCCACGACAGCCTGCTGACCGCGCTGGACAAGCTGATCCAGTCGCTGTCGAAAAAGCACCTGGAATTCAGCCACGTATTGAAGATGGGCCGCACCCAGCTGCAGGACGCCGTACCGATGACCCTCGGTCAGGAATTCCGCGCCTTCGCCACCACCCTTGGCGAAGACCTGCAGCACCTCAAACTGCTCGCCCCGACCCTGCTCACCGAAGTGAACCTGGGCGGCACCGCGATTGGCACCGGGATCAACGCCGACCCGCAATACCAGCTGATGGCGGTCAAGCGCCTGGCGATTATCAGCGGCCAGCCGCTGACTCCGGCCGCCGACCTGATCGAAGCCACCTCGGACATGGGCGCCTTCGTGCTGTTCTCCGGCATGCTCAAGCGCACGGCGGTGAAGCTGTCGAAGATCTGCAACGACCTGCGCCTGCTCTCCAGCGGCCCGCGTACCGGGATCAACGAAATCAACCTGCCGCCGCGCCAGCCGGGCAGCTCGATCATGCCGGGCAAGGTCAACCCGGTGATCCCGGAAGCGGTCAACCAGGTGGCTTTCGAAGTGATTGGCAACGATCTGGCGCTGACCATGGCAGCCGAAGGCGGCCAGTTGCAGTTGAACGTGATGGAGCCGCTGATCGCCTACAAGATCTTCGACTCGATCCGCCTGCTGACCCGCGCCATGGATATGCTGCGCGAGCTGTGCATCGACGGCATCACCGCCAACGAAGCGCGCTGCCGTGAACTGATGGAAAACTCCATCGGCCTGATCACCGCACTCAACCCCTATATCGGCTACGAGAACGCCACGCGCATCGCCAAAGTAGCGCTGGAAAGCGGCCGTGGCGTGCTGGAACTGGTGCGCGAGGAGAAGCTGCTGGGCGACGCCGAGCTGGCCGACATCCTGCGCCCGGAAAACATGATCGCCCCGCGCCTGGTGCCCCTCAGCCAGTAA
- the purE gene encoding 5-(carboxyamino)imidazole ribonucleotide mutase codes for MSALVGVIMGSKSDWSTLSHTAEMLDKLGIPYEVKVVSAHRTPDLLFQYAEQAEERGIQVIIAGAGGAAHLPGMCAAKTHLPVLGVPVQSAVLSGVDSLLSIVQMPAGIPVATLAIGKAGAVNAALLAASILGHQHPQFHERLKAFRTEQTESVLENPDPREA; via the coding sequence ATGAGCGCACTGGTTGGCGTGATCATGGGCTCCAAGTCCGATTGGTCCACCCTTAGCCACACCGCCGAGATGCTGGACAAGCTGGGCATTCCGTACGAAGTGAAGGTGGTGTCCGCCCACCGCACCCCGGACCTGCTGTTCCAGTACGCCGAGCAGGCTGAAGAGCGCGGCATTCAGGTGATCATCGCCGGTGCTGGCGGCGCGGCCCATCTGCCGGGCATGTGTGCGGCCAAGACCCACCTGCCGGTACTCGGTGTGCCTGTGCAGTCGGCCGTACTCTCGGGCGTCGATTCGCTGCTGTCGATCGTGCAGATGCCCGCCGGTATTCCGGTCGCCACCCTGGCCATCGGCAAGGCCGGTGCCGTCAACGCCGCGCTGCTCGCTGCGAGCATCCTCGGTCACCAGCATCCGCAGTTCCACGAGCGGCTGAAGGCGTTCCGCACCGAGCAGACCGAATCCGTGCTGGAAAATCCGGACCCGCGTGAGGCCTAA